Genomic segment of Denticeps clupeoides chromosome 13, fDenClu1.1, whole genome shotgun sequence:
TAACTGAGCAAAAGATAAATCTGCCTGCCACTACAGTAAtgaaccaaataaaaaaattaaaaaaaagttaattaaggTTGCCAGATGTCGACAAACCTTCACATCGTGACCAACAACGCAGATGCCCCCAAAAAGCTTTTtgacaatttttacattttaaacagacTCAAAAGCTTGAGGCACAATAAAGTTACAGGTTTTTGCAACCCAGGTGATTACAATTTGCTTTTTGTCAAGCCTGCATGACTACTGGGTACATCACAATTACAATGGGCGTCTTCTTAAAATCATGCATAACCTAATGTATGCATTTCGgtgataaaaatgtgaaattccaAAACTGGATATAATGTAAgcatttattctttcatttttttattgatctccaacacattcagaaaaacatctttacaaaaataaatggaaaaaaaattctaatatattttcatttagcaAGAAACAAGCTAACATTGTGGAATTTAAAACAATCtctgaaaacaaaaatcagTTAATATAACAGACCCACCAATCACAACCTGTTTACCACAGTTTACTTCCCAATAAAATCctgtaaaaaatacaatgcTCATAAAGTACGCAGCATATACGCATCATGTAAAACGATCAACAAAATGTTTAGCAAACAGTGGTGTGAGGAATGCAACATATCAAAAGTGCTTAGTTCATTCTATTGGTAGTGTACTCAAGATTGCATAGTAGCCCAGAAGAAAAGACTTGATTCTGTAGTAGAAACCGCATGAATGATATTTTGATAATACAAAATCCGCTGCATTGATTTGGAAACCCCCAAagtacttctttttttttttaatccagtaTACTGACCCAGTGCAGGTAAAACCCCCGCTGGGATTAATTCACAGTCATTTCAGTACTTGGGGGGTGTTGGGGGCACAGTAGCGTTCAATGGTTGGCGCAACATGGTAAATGGCACAGATGCGAGAGGTtcgtttaaaacataaaaactaaTAATAGTGAAAGACGTGTGCCGTCAGTGACCCAGTGGCCGGTCGTCGTAGGTGCTGTATCTCTTGATGTGGATGCGGCGTACGCGCTCCCTCATCTCCACTCCCTCGTCCTCCTCGCTGTGCGTGCAGCAGTGGGCGCGGCGACGCGTGGCCTCCAGCAGGGAGGTGTCTGGGACTGGGTGGGTCTCGTACAGCAGCGCATTCAGAGTCTCTTCATAGATGCGGGCGTCAGGAAACTCAACCTACGCAGGAGGTGGCGGTTAGGTTTCTTGACGTAATCAACTGTATTAATGGCACGTGCAATTACGCTGCCACCTCTTACCTTAGTGTGCTTCTTCTCAGTGGCATAGACGATGGAGGTGCAGCAGACCTCTGCCAGCTTGCGTCCCTGTCCGTAGAAAGACCAGCAACAAATCTCGTCTCCAATCACATCTTTAATGAAGAGCACACGGCCACTGTAGCTCAAGGAGAGCTTCTCGAACAACTCGATGTTCTTCAGCAAGTTGTCATCAGAGgtgcttttatatatatttaaaaaaaaaaaaaaaaaaaaaaaaaaaagcatcagatGGCAGAGCAGATACAAATGATGCATGTGTGTCCATCCTTTGTCCATATTCACCTGGTGTAGGAGTATTTGTTGTTGCTTCGATTGTACAATAATTTCACCACAGGCTGTCCGGAAGAAAGAAGACTGTTGCAGTCACTcgaacaaaatgaataaaagtacaGCACAAGTCAGCTTAATCGAGTGTCTCACCTTGGCACAGGCTTGTATTAGTCTTTCCTCCTCCTTGTGAGAGGTGATGATAGGAATAACACAGGCAGCCTTTTCTTTATTGTCCTGTCAGTCAGACCACAAAAGCAATTTCCTGAATGTCTAAAGCTTCTGCATTGTTCATTAGAACGATCAGTAAAAcaacgaacaaaaaaaatatatataatgttatttATAACATAGAGGTTTGACGTCCAACCCCAATAACTTGAGGGGCTGTGCTGGCCGAGGATTTGACAAGAAAGGGATCACAGACACCTGCAGAGCTCCCTGGCAGATGTCCACCAAGCCCCGGATGAGGTAGTACTTGGCCTCGGCCATAAGCTCTCTGATGCCCTGTCCACTCTTGGGCAAGGTGACGCTGCTGTCCCTAAGATAGCTGAGGATGGCACCAAAATGTTTCCCACACCTGTCAATCAGGATCCAGCCTAAAAGAAGAAAGGCACTAGTAGAAATAGCTCTATATCATTTCTGAGTTTGTAAAGCAATGTTGtatgcaaatttacattttttacatttatggcatttatcagatgctcttatccagagtgacttacaatcagtagttacagggacagtccccccctggagcaacttaggcttaagtgtcttgctcagggacacgatggtaggaagtgggatttgaacctgtgactccgtagttcataggcaagtgtgttacccactaggctactactatcCCATAAAAATCGGacaaatctatttattttacgGGCTAcgtgaacagaaataaaataaaactacgCATTCTCCTTACTCTCTCCCACCACCAACTAAATTGTGTTAATTTCTCTATTTCTGTTGTAATATTGTCTTCAGAAAATTCAATGTGATCAtaacatttcttattttataaCCAATTCCAAAATTAATTATGGTCTTGCTCTTCTTCTAGTAGCCATGACACAAGAACTTGTAATGTCTCAGTGAAGAGTAACTTTTATTCGCAGCATTCAGATTGGAAAGTGCAAGGATGCCCCCCTGTGTTTAGAACCGACACTGAAAAATTCTCCAAACTGAACTCATTGCGCTAGTAGGCCGGTTTAAAATCAACCAAGTCATTTCAGTTCGGTCTAGAAAATGACTAACATTTAAACCCCTTTGTGCACCTAAACAGAAGCcatgtatacaaaaaaaaacacaagtgtaTATCACAAAGCACAAACGGCAAACTTTATAGAACTATTAGaagaaagtgatacacagcagcacagcacacggtgcacacagtaaaatttgtcctctgcatttaacgcatcaccctgagtgagcagtgggcagccatgacaggagaccggggagcagtgtgtggggacggtgctttgctcagtggcacctcagtggcaccttggcggatcgggattcgaaccggcaaccttctgattacggggccgcttccttcaccgctaggccaccactgccccgaaattattatcataatttgATAACATTATTCCGACCTAAGCTGCGTTTCAACACGTGCTCCTGCTGACGTCATAAAACATCCAATTCGCACCCAAACTTGTGCGTCAAACTGAGTGACAGCTGTCTCAGCCAATTCTACACATGCTAAGGTTCAAAATGACATATGGCCCCGTGACCCATGTGATTGACACCTCGCTCCTCCAATCCTGCGCTTGAGACGGTTCACCAAAACTCGGCAACACCACGCATTTTTGCGCGTCTTTATGGGAATAAATGAAAAGCTGAAATCTATAGATTTTTGGGCCCAAATGTTGTCCTTCACCATGTGCACAACGAACTGTTAGATGGTGAACATAAAATGAAGATAATCGCATTTAAATAGaagtagtttaaaaaaaatggtggccAAGTGCACAAAGGGGTCAACAGACGTGCCGCACTTTTGCGAACGTGTGCGTGTTCTCTCACCTTCCTTATCGGTGAACACCTCCACCTTCCCACTGAACATGGTCTTCAGCAAGGAGTCCTGCTGCGTGAGCACCTGGAGGGTTGAATAGAAGAGCGTGCCGCCGACGTTCAGCCGGACGTACTTGCTGCCGCGGCCGACGTGGCCGCGGTAGGCGCAC
This window contains:
- the tnfaip1 gene encoding BTB/POZ domain-containing adapter for CUL3-mediated RhoA degradation protein 2, yielding MSGESCVHPLHMQTGPVVPASSAACPKTKACAYRGHVGRGSKYVRLNVGGTLFYSTLQVLTQQDSLLKTMFSGKVEVFTDKEGWILIDRCGKHFGAILSYLRDSSVTLPKSGQGIRELMAEAKYYLIRGLVDICQGALQDNKEKAACVIPIITSHKEEERLIQACAKPVVKLLYNRSNNKYSYTSTSDDNLLKNIELFEKLSLSYSGRVLFIKDVIGDEICCWSFYGQGRKLAEVCCTSIVYATEKKHTKVEFPDARIYEETLNALLYETHPVPDTSLLEATRRRAHCCTHSEEDEGVEMRERVRRIHIKRYSTYDDRPLGH